In the genome of Podarcis raffonei isolate rPodRaf1 chromosome W, rPodRaf1.pri, whole genome shotgun sequence, one region contains:
- the LOC128405976 gene encoding tigger transposable element-derived protein 1-like, which translates to MGPKKTAAAEAGKRKKEKVTLEMKKEIIRKHDGGMRVTNLAREYGRNPSTIGTILKMREKILATDAAKGVTRIVKNRPAVLEEVEKLLLIWLEEKQRAGDTVTEAVICEKAKALHADLVQEQPGTSGDPEVFKASRGWFDRFKARSGIHSVVRHGEAASSDVPAAEEFESQDSADAVVRGVACWHHRRPLGEVCQDRV; encoded by the exons atgggacccaagaagactgctgctgcagaggccggcaagaggaagaaggagaaggtgacgctggaaatgaagaaggagatcatccggaagcacgacggtggaatgcgtgtgacaaacctcgccagggagtacggcaggaacCCATCGACCATCggcaccatcctgaagatgagggagaagatccttgcgactgatgcagccaagggagtcaccaggatcgtgaagaaccgcccagctgttctggaggaggtcgagaagttgctgctcatctggttagaagagaagcagcgtgcaggggacacagtgactgaggccgtcatttgtgagaaggccaaggccttgcacgcagacctcgtccaggaacagccaggaacctcaggcgacccagaagtcttcaaggcaagcagaggttggtttgaccggttcaaggcaagatctggaatccacagcgtggtcaggcatggagaggctgccagttctgatgttcctgcggctgaagagttt GAGTCCCAGGACAGCGCTGATGCCGTAGTGCGAGGCGTTGCATGCTGGCACCACCGGCGGCCTCTCggcgaagtgtgccaagaccgagtttga